GGCTTCGCGTACCCGCTGGCTCTGTCGGGCGCGCTGCTCGTGGTGGCCGTGGCGGCCACGCTCATTCCTGCGCGCCGTGCGAGTGGCGTAGCGCCGGTGGCTGCCCTGAAAGACTGATGGACGAGCTCATCCAGGATCTCAGCTATAGCGTTCGACAGTTGGCCCGAAAGCCGGGCTTCGCGGCGGTCTTGGTATTGACGCTCGCGCTCGGCGTGGGCGCGAACACGGCTGTTTTCAGCGTCGTGCACGGCGTGCTCTTGCGGCCGCTCCCGTATCCGGAGGCCGATCGACTCGTGGTCGTGTGGACTCAGTTCCCGACCATGGAGCTGAACGAGTTCCCGGCGTCCTGGCCGGAGTACTCCGAATTCAGAGAGCAGAACCGCGCTTTCGAGGAGGTCGGCGCGTGGATCGGCGGCGAGCGGACCATCACCGGAGGTGACGCGCCTGAACGGCTGGCCGTGACGTCTTTCACCTGGACCATGTGGGACGTGCTCGGGGTGGATCCGCTATTCGGACGGGTCTTCACCGAAGAAGAGGACATCGACGGCAGTGACGACGTCGTGGTGCTCAGCCACGGGCTGTGGCAGCGCCGCTTCGGTTCCGATGCGGGTGTGGTCGGCCAGACCATCGAGCTGAACGGACGGACCACAGTCGTGCTCGGCGTCATGCCTGAGTCCTTCGAGTTCGATGTCAACGCCGAGGGTGAAGCCTGGCAGCCGATGGGTATCGATCCCGGCAACCCGCCCGGGCGCGCGAACCACTTCGCCTCGATCGTGGGACGTCTCCAGGCGGGTGTGACCTTCGAGCGCGCGCAGGAGGATCTGAGGTCCATCCTGACGCGTTGGGAAGAGGATGAGTCGATCGGCCACACTTGGCGCCGTCCGGGCCACCCCGCGTTCCTCCGGCCGCTCCATCAACAGGTGGTCGGCGACGTCGAGGCGTCGCTGTTCGTCCTGCTCGGTGCGGTCGGCTTCGTTCTTCTGATCGCATGCGCCAACGTCGCGAACCTGCTGCTCGTGAGGGGCGAGGCTCGCCAGCGCGAGATGTCGATCCGAGCCTCGGTGGGTGCCGGGCAAGGACGGATCGTCCGGCAGCTCGTGACGGAGAGCTTGGTCACGGCCTTCATCGGGGGCGCGCTCGGCATCGCGCTGGCGTTCGGAGGCCTGAAGGTGCTTCTGGCCATTGCACCGGACACGCTGCCCCGCGTGGAGACCGTTGGGCTCAACGGGACCGTGCTCGGCTTCTCCGCTGCCGTGGCCCTGGTCGCAGGTCTCCTGTTCGGCCTCGCACCGGCTCTTCAGGCCGCGCGGCTGAACATTCAGGCCGCGCTGCGTGAGGAGGGCCGGGGAGGCACGGCGAGCAAGGGTCGATTCCGCCTCCGCCAAATACTCGTCGTTTCTGAGATGGCGCTCGCGGTCGTATTGCTCATCGCCGCAGGGCTGCTCATGCAGAGCTTCTGGCGGCTCCAGAGTGTC
The genomic region above belongs to Gemmatimonadota bacterium and contains:
- a CDS encoding ABC transporter permease, producing MDELIQDLSYSVRQLARKPGFAAVLVLTLALGVGANTAVFSVVHGVLLRPLPYPEADRLVVVWTQFPTMELNEFPASWPEYSEFREQNRAFEEVGAWIGGERTITGGDAPERLAVTSFTWTMWDVLGVDPLFGRVFTEEEDIDGSDDVVVLSHGLWQRRFGSDAGVVGQTIELNGRTTVVLGVMPESFEFDVNAEGEAWQPMGIDPGNPPGRANHFASIVGRLQAGVTFERAQEDLRSILTRWEEDESIGHTWRRPGHPAFLRPLHQQVVGDVEASLFVLLGAVGFVLLIACANVANLLLVRGEARQREMSIRASVGAGQGRIVRQLVTESLVTAFIGGALGIALAFGGLKVLLAIAPDTLPRVETVGLNGTVLGFSAAVALVAGLLFGLAPALQAARLNIQAALREEGRGGTASKGRFRLRQILVVSEMALAVVLLIAAGLLMQSFWRLQSVDPGFRSENVLAFSVSPPPASYPDSSDVTGFYRDLMPQIAAIPGVTSVGAVRTPPLAGSLPPNDIQIENYVQPQDGIPTNADVQLVTPGYFATLGIPLLQGRVFEDRDQLDGEIVAVIDEVLARRFFPGEDPTGRRIRQTGSAWSTIVGVVGGVHQESLDIEPRAHLYLVHAQSPATWFAVRDMTVLLRTDVEPLGLVSSVRQVVARMDSNLPVYEVTTMENHVARSTATERFSMFLQLVFAAVALALAVIGIYGVLSYSVAQRTQEIGIRMALGADQGTILKLVVGQGMVLVFVSIAVGVIGALATAEVLSSLLYGVSPRDPATYVAVTGVLAVVAAFACYLPARRASTVSPQTALRYD